The genomic DNA AGGACCGCTCACCGGCGTGCAGGGCGAGCGTGGACTCTGGCCTCGGAGTCCGCGGCCTCGAGGAGAGTTCGGATTGAACGAAGGCCCGGACCGTGCACCACGCGGAGGTCATGAGCCGCAGCTCCGCCGCCTCTCAAGATGTATCGGGCATCGGGGCGATGGACAGCGCCACTCAGGTACTGAAGGTGGGCAAGCCGTCGCGGAGGGCGGCTTGCCCAAGGTCTCCTTCGGCTCACCCAGGAACTTCGGTGACGCGGCGCATCCGTCCCGGCGGCCGATGCGGGTCTTTGGGCTGACAAGAATCCACGCGTGGTGACGAAGCCCGCGGAGTCGGGCCGCAGACCAGGTGTTCAGGTGAGTTCGAAGGAACTGGCTCGGTTCTGGCAGCCGTCCTTGCGGAGGTCCGCCTGCATGTGGATCCACCGGTTGCCGCACTCGCCCTCGAAGTTGATGTCGGAGGAGAACCAAACGTCGCAGTGCGTACCGTTCCCCATCTGCGTGGTCACCGAACTGACCCTGTCGTTCCACCCATTGGGCATATGGGAAAAGCGCCAGTCCTTGTTGCTCGACGAGAGGGTGCAGTCCTCCGGCGTGACGATCACCAGCGTGCTTCCGGTGGTGTTGTTGTAGCCCAGCCCGTCGTAGAACACCGCCACGGCATAGCCGTTGGCATTGGCGAACCGGAGCGACTCGGCGAAGCTGATATGCCCCCACATTTCTCCGTTCCAGGAGAAGTACGTGCTGTGCACTGCGGCACTTGCGGCGGGCGCAGCCAGGGTCGGCGCACCTGCGGCCGTGGTGGTCGCTGCAGGGGATGGGCCGCCGCCGCAGACGATCGCGCCCGCGGCCAGGATCAGGACCGCACAGGCCCTCCCCACCACCCTCAGAACGTTCATGTGTTCCCCCGTTGAGTATGCGCGCCCGGTCCGGCGCCGCCGATGCAGACCTCGTGATCTGCAATTCGACGGTGACAGCCTGGGTCAACTCGCACAAGGCCGTGTCACCGTGCGACCGGCGCGCAGTACCGACCTCATTGGCATCAACCCTGTTGCATCCCTTGTCCGATGGCCCCGCTCGGGCACTTCGTCACCCCGAGCTCGGAATTCTGTTCATCGGTTCACCCTGCCTGGCAGGCGTGGACGGTAGCGCGCGGGGCAGACCGTTTTGCCCGTCCGGCAACCCCAAGGTCGCCTCGGTGGAACCCTCCGCCTGAGCCCTGCCCACCCACCGCCCCGGCCCCGTCATCATCTCGGCGACCTCCGGTGGCATCACGGCAGCGCCCAGGTCGTCGTCCAGTGACCTGACCCATGACGGGGTGCCCGAGCAGTCTCGGGCACCCCGCCGGCAATCTGTGGCCTCTGGCTCCAGGGACTGCGGCAAACGATTTTCGGTCTCGTCGGCAGGCAGATCGGACGGCCGAAAAGGACCGCCGGGAATCCGACGGACCCTCATGGGCCTGGCGAGGAGCCCGGCTTCTTCTCGTCGGCCCCGAGCCGCAGAGCGCTGTCCTGTGGCGTGACCGCCGAAAGCGGCGCTGCGATCTGTTCCAGCGACTTCTGTTCTGCGGCCACCGCGAAGAAGACGGCCACCAGGCCCGCGATCACCATCAGGGCCGCGCCCACGCAGAACGCGAGAGCGGCGTCCGCGACGACCCCGCTCTGCGTCAGGCCCGCGAAGAGCAGGGGGCCCGAGATACCGCCGGCCGCTGTCCCGATGGCGTAGAAGAAGGCGATCGCCATGGCCCGCGTCTCCATCGGGAAGATCTCACTGACCGTGAGGTATGCCGAACTCGCACCCGCCGATGCGAAGAAGAGGACCACGCACCAGCACAACGTCATCGTGACGGCGTCGAGCCGTCCGGCATCGAACAGCCAGGCGGTGAGGAACAGGAGCACTCCGGAGAGGATGTAGGTCCCCGCGATCATCGGCCGGCGGCCCCAGGTGTCGAAGAGACGGCCCAGGAACAGAGGGCCCAGGAAGTTGCAGAACGCGATGGCGGCGAAGAAGTAGCCGGTTGTTCCGGTGGAGACGTCGAAGAACGTCACCAGAATCGAACCGAAGCCGAAAGTGATCGCGTTGTAGAGGAACGCCTGCCCGACGAAGAGCGCGAAACCGAGCGTCGCACGCTTGGGATAGTCACGGAAGACGGTCTTCCCGATCTCGATGAAACCGACGCTGCGTCGCTGTTCGACGGTGATCTCGCTCTCCGCCTCGGGGAGCGGGCGGCCTGTCTCCTCCTCGATCCCCCTTTCCACCTCGTCGACGAGCTTCTCCGCTCCCTCGGACTGTCCGTGGATGAACATCCATCGCGGGCTTTCCGGCACATGACGGCGTACCAGAAGGATGACCAGTCCCAGAACGACGCCGAGGGCGAACGTCAGCCGCCAGCCGACGTCCTTGGGGAAGATGTCGGTATCGAGTGCGAGCACCGACAGGAGCGCACCACCCATCGCACCCAGCCAGTAACTGCCATTGATGATCAGGTCGACGCGGCCCCGGAACCGGCTGGGGATCAACTCGTCGATGGCGGAGTTGATGGCCGCGTACTCGCCGCCGATACCGAACCCGGTCAGGAAGCGGAAGAGGAAGAACCACCAGACGGAGAAGGAGATGGCCGTGAGCGCGGTCGCCGCGAGATAGACGGCCAAGGTGATCAGGAAGAGCTTCTTGCGGCCGTAACGGTCCGTGAGCCAGCCGAAGAAGAGAGCGCCCGAGCAGGCGCCCGCCACGTAGAGCGCTGCCGCGACACCCGTGACCTGGGCGCTGCTGATCGGCAGGCCGCTGCCGGCTTCGGAGAGTCGGCCGGCAATGTTCCCGACAACCGTGACTTCCAGGCCGTCGAGGATCCAGACGGTGCCCAGGCCGATCACGATCATCCAGTGCCATCGCGACCACGGCAGGCGGTCCAGTCTCGCGGGAACCTTCGTCGTGACCGTTCCGGTGACTGCTCCTCCGACTCGGCTCATGGAACTCTGCCTCCTCACAGGGCGGCCTGCGTCGCCGCCCTTGGCGCCGAGGCCGGGTACCCCGGGTCCAAACGGATAAACAGCACCATGAAGCAATGCCTTGCTGGGGAGGCGCGCCGGTCAACGTGGAGAGGGATACTCCCTGACCAGATCCTGTCCGGTCGGGCTTCGCAGGCCTCGGGAACCACGTACACGTCTGCTCCAGCGCGTAGCGGTTCGCCCACGAACACACGAACCGATGCGTGCCGACGCTCGTCCCGGGACTGACCACCGGTGTCGACATCCTCAGCCACGAGGCCCTCGACTCCCCGTCACGGTCCAGGACGGTCGGGCACTACGCGACCGTATCCGGGTGGGGCGTACGCAGGCGGAGAGCCGGAGTGTACCCACGGCGACGCCTGCCCCCGAGTCACCGTCCGTCGTTCCGGCCATGCCGCTCGGAGGCCCGGCGGCGTTCAGCGCGGAATCACCCAACTCGGCGCCCAGGTCCCGGCGGCGTCGTGGCCGGCCGTTGTGGTGGCGAGGTGGGCGCGGAGGGTGGTCAGCGCTGGGTGAGGGTTGTCGCGGTGCCAGAGGAGCGAGTGCGGGTAGACGGGCGTCGGGTCGGTCACCGGGATGCGGCGGAGGCCGTGGCCGGCCGGCCAGACGAGGCGGGTGTGCTCGCCCATGAAGGTGGCCAGGGCCGGGGTGTCGGCGATGGTGTCGAGGAGAGCGTCGGAGCCGAAGTTGGGTCCGGTCGCCTCGATGGTGAGGCCGAACTCGGCGACGAGGTCGTCGTAGTAGGCGGCCCACTCCGTACCTGGGACGATGCCGGGCATCCAGATCCGGTGCCCGGCGAGCTGAGCGAGGGGCACTGACCGGGCGCCCGCCAGCGCGTGGGCGGGGCCGGTGAGGAGCTGGAGCGGCTCATCGAGCACCCGTACGGATTCGATGTCCTCGGGAAGGGGCCGGCCGGGCACGGCGACGGCGCGGAAGGACGCGTCGATCGCACCGGACCGGATGGCGGCGACGGCCGTCTCGATGTCGAACAGCATCACCACGTCGAGGTCGATCTCGGGGTGTGCGCGGTGGAAACCGCGCAGCAGGCCCGCCGCCGCGCCGCGCGAGGCGATCACGTCGACGCGCAGCGGACGGCGGCCGGTGCGCACGGACGCGACCGCGCGCTCGGCGACGCGCAGCAGCTCGCGCGCATGGGGCAGGAACGCCTGCCCGTCGATCGTCAGCTCGGCGCCGCGCGCGGTGCGGGTGAACAGCCGCACGCCGAGGGTGCGCTCCAGCGCGGCGATGCGCTTGGAGACGGCCTGCTGGGTGACCGCCAGCTCGGCGGCGGCCTCCTGGAACTGCCCAGCGTCGGCTGCGGCGACGAAGGTCCGGACGGTGTCGAGATCCATGCAGATACCCTAGGGGCACAACCATTGGTTGTGGCTGACGGCTCCGTGGTTGTTTGATTCCTGGTTGTGGCACTCGCTTTGATGCTTCCGATCACGGATCGGTTGTGCAGGGTGAGTGGCGAGGGGCATCGGACATGAGGAGCGGGCGCCGACTGGGAGATCTGCTCGGACATCGGCTGGGGCCGCGGTTCGGGTGGCTCTGGGGAGCGTACGGGACCAGCGCGCTCGGCACGTGGCTCGCGTTCGGCGCGTTCCCGCTGATCGCCATCCGGGTGCTGCACGCCGGACCGGCAGAGGTCGCCGCGCTCTCCTCGGTGGGGGCTGCGGTGGGCGCGGCCGCGGCGGTGCCGCTCGGCCCGTGGGTGGAGTTCCGCCGCAAGCGGCCGGCGCTGATCGCGATGGACCTTGTGCGGTTCGCGGCGCTGCTGACGATCCCCGCCGCGTTCGCACTCGGCGTCCTCACATTCCTACAGCTTCTGCTGGTCTCGGTCGTCGTCGCGGCGGCCGACATCACCTTCCGCGCCGCCTCCGGCGCGTACCTGAAGACGCTGCTGCCGGCCGAGGACCTGCTCGTCGCCAACGCCCGGTTCGAGTCCACGGCCTGGACGACCACGATCATCGGACCGCCGCTGGGAGGCGCGGCGATCGGGCTCCTCGGTCCGGTGGCGACGGTGGTGGTCGACGCGGTCAGCTACCTGCTCTCGGCCCTGGGTATCCGCGCGACGGGCGGGCACGAACCGCGACCCGGGCGCCGGAAGGCCGCGCGCATGCGGGCCGGGGACCTGCTCGACGGGTGGCGGTACATCCTCGCCGACACGACGCTGCGGCCCCTGTTCTTCAACACCGCCTTGTTCAACGGCCTGGTGATGGCAGCCGAGCCGCTGCTGGCGGTCCTGATGCTCGGCCGACTCGGGTTCGCACCGTGGCAGTACGGCCTCGCCTTCGCCGCGCCCTCGATCGGCGGGCTGCTCGGTTCACGGCTGGCCCGGCCGCTCGCCAGCCGGTTCGGGCAGCACCAGGTCCTGGTCACGGCCGGGGCTCTGCGCGCGATCTGGCCCGTCGGCCTGGCCTTCCTGGGGCCGGGCACCGGCGGGCTGTTGCTGGTGATGGGCGTCGAGTTCGGGCTCATCTTCTGCTGCGGGGTCTTCAACCCCGTCTACACCACGTGCCGCCTCGAACGCACCGCGACCGACCGGGTCGCCCGCACGCTGTCCGCCTGGGCGGTGACGACCAAGGCCATGACCGCACTCCTGACAGCCGTCTGGGGCGTGCTGGGCGTGCTGCTCGGCCCACGCACAGCCATCGGCCTGGCCGGCGTCCTCCTTCTGGCGACTCCGCTGCTGCTCCCCCGCCGCGCGGCGGAGGCGCCTCTCTCCGAGCCGGAGCCGACACCGAGCCCCACCTGACGGGCCGCCAGGACATGTCCGGGCGATCCAGGGACCGTGCCGGTCACCACCGTCAACGGGTGGAAACAACTGGAATTGCGGTGTACTCAGTCGTTAACCTCACCCTCCATGAACAGGCGTCAGCGGAAGAAGTTGTCCAGGCACCTCTTCGTAGCGGTCCTGATGGGCGAGACCGCGCGCGTGAAGACGTTGTTGCAGGCTGGAGCCGATCCGGAGCTGGTGGACAGCGAGGGCACCACCCCTCTGTATGTGGCATCCGTGAATGGAGAAGCCGAGGTCGTCCGCCTGCTCCTGGCGGCCGGGGCCTCGCCGGACACCGAGAGCAACGGACTCGGCTCGGAAGGTACGCCGCTGTGTGCAGCCGCATGCTGGGGGCACACCGAAGCGGTGCACGCCCTGCTGACGCGCGGCGCGGATCCGAACATGCATGAAGATCACGGCACGGGCCGCTCCCCCCTCGCATGGGCGATCGACGGCCCCCACCCCGAAACAATCGCTCTCCTCACCGCAGCCGGAGCAACCCGCGTGGAAACTGCATAGCATCAGCATCCGCCATCAGGACTCCAGCCAGCTCGACAGATTTCCGCACAACTCAACCCCGGTTGGGCAGGTCTTCGCCTTTGTGACGGCGGTGGGGCGTCAGGCTCCCGGCGTCCGGACAGCCACCCTGGGCGATCGTCAAGATCTTGCCGAAGGCGACCTTCTCGCCGGACTCCTCCCTGCGTGATCAACTCGTTTCGGCGCCCGGTGCTGTCTTGGCTTCGAGCAGTTGGCGGAGGAAGCGGATCTCGGCGATCAGGCGCGGTACGTCCTGGCGGGCGTTGGCGATGAACTGGGCGTTCTCGTCCCAGCGTGCGTCTGCGACGTCGACATAACGCGGCTGCTGGACGAGGGTCGCGGCCACGATCTGTTGGTGATCGAAGTCCGGCCAGCGTTCGGCGCGCCCGGTGTCGGGAAGGGTACTGACGGCGACGAAATTCATGGCCCAGTCGTCGTCGAGTATCCGGACGTACCACGGACCTGGGGTCGTAGCCTCGGTGAGTTCCTCGATCTCGGCGAGTTCCTCGTCGGTCAGTGGTTCGGGTGCGTCCATCAGCCTGCCAGCTCCTCATGTTCGACCAGGTACCCCTGCGCGGACCGCACATCGGCGGGTCCCGGCCGACCCGATGAGTTGAAGGCCATGGCCACTCAGACCGCAGCCAAGGGCAGACGGGATGCGGCCGACCGGATTCGAACCGGTGTCCTCCCACATGCGGTGAAGGCGCGACAACCACTGCGCTACGGGCCACATCCCGCTCGGGATCGTACAAGCCACCTGCGCTTCGCCGCTTTCGAATTATCGAAGGCGACGGCGGGTCGCTCGGCATGACCACGCCATCGGGGCTGAGCCAGAAACCCGTTCTGGTGGGCAGAGCCGGTGAGACGGACGAACTGCGCCGCAGACAAGCCCATCGCTAAGGGCAGCGACCCGTGCAGGGGCAGGCACCGCCGCCATGCCGGGCGGGCGTCCGCGGTCGGACGCCCCGGCACCCACATGTCGTGTTCCCCGAGGTCCACCCTGACCAGATGGTCTTGCCGGCCCGTCGTCGGGATCTGCTTGAGTCGGAACGGACATGTGGTCGGGTCCGGAGCCGGCGGTGATCCGCCCGGCGAAGCCCCGACATTCGTGCGCTGGGCCGACCGTGACGGGCAGGTCTATCGGGGTTCATGGGCTGCCAACCGGCAGGCGCCGTTGGCAGCGCCCCCCGGCACTCCGGCGTCGGTCAGCCCGTTCACACAACCCTGCAGGTCGCCGCTCACACCACGGTGGCACGCCGTCGTGACGGCGTCGGTTGCGCCGACACCCGCCTGGGCGGCCATGTTTGTGCAGGCGGGGATGTCCGCATGGGCGGCGGGGGCGGTGAGAGCGGTGGCGCCGAGCGTGAGGGCAATGCCGGTGATGAGACCGGCGACGCGGGTCGACGTGCGCATGTGACGTACCTGCTTTCCGGGATTGCACGCGGCCCGGCCTCAGCAGTGCCCGAACCGTGTGGGAACGGCGCCGAGCGTCGCTCGGCGACGACTTGACGTCTCCTTCGGTGTTGGAGCAGCCGTGCGGCTACCACGACGTGACGGGAGCTCGACGGTGTACTGGCCGTTCGCACCGATCCCGGATTCCTTGAACTTGCAGTTCTAGCTGGTGCCCATGGGAGTCCCGCCCCTGGGAGGGGTGTTGGGGAGCCGCCCACGGCATCCGGCCCCGGAGTGGCCGCGTGGGATCGACCGCAGGCCGGTGCGTGACCTGTAGTGAGACGGATACCACCGCAGTGTGCTGCGGAGGCGCGCCACCTGCTGCTACCACCGTACGACGGGGGGCGCCTCGCCACGAGCCGATCGGGATCGATGGCCGCCGGGCACGCTGTGTGCACAGCCGGCCACACAGTCGCCGGAGGCCGGTAGGCCGACGTGGCGAGGGGCGAACTCGGTCGGCGGGCGGCGCTGTCGCGTCCGGGCGGCACCTGAGGCCCCGTCGCCAGGACGCCTCGTGGCCAGAATCGGCGGGAGCCGCGGCCTTGGCTCTGTTCGGCGGGTCTTGCCGGGCCCGCGCGCCAGAAGCGGCTGGAATCTCCCCCAGGAGGAGGTCCTACCGTCCAGACCGACCGCACAGGCGATGCTTCGAAAGAGGTCTGTCATGACGACGTTTCTGCTGGTCCCGGGGCTTTTCATGGGTGGCTGGGCCTGGGAGGCGGTGGCCGCCGAGCTGACCGCGCAAGGGCACCGGGCGTTTCCGGTCACTTTGCCCGGCATGGCCGAGCGAGCGGCGGAGGACCTCTCCGGCGTCGGGCTGGGCGAGCACACCGACGCCGTGGCGGCGCTGCTCGACGCGGAGGGCCCGGGAATTGTGCTGGTGGCGCACAGCTACGGCATCTTCCCCGCCCTCGCGGCGGCCGACCGGCGTCCCGGGCAGGTCGCCCGGGTGGTGTGCGTGGACACCGGCTTCCCGGAGCCGGGTGAGTCGGTGGTGACTCAGATGCCGCAGCTCGCTCTGCTGGACCGCGCCATCGGCGGTGTCATCCCGGTGCCTGAGGAGATCCCGGCGGTGCACGCCGTCCCGTCGACGGAGCGGGAGCGCTACCACCGCCTGGCCACCCCGCACCCGGTCCGGACCGTCACCGAACCGATCGAGCTGACCGGTGCCTGGCTCAAGCTCCCGACCACCGGGGTGTTCTGCCTCGCGAACGGCCTCAGCCTGGAGTTCGCCCGCGCACTGCACGGCACCGGCCTGCCGCGGTTCGCCAAGCTCGCCGAGCCCGGAGTCACCTTCTTCGAACTGGCCACCGGCCACTACCCGATGCTCTCCACCCCGGTGGAGCTGGCCGACATCCTGGTGCGCGCCGCGGCCGACGAGGGCGTCGGCCTGTACGAAGGCTGACCGTCCGTCGACCAGAGGCTGGTGAGCGTTCATGGTCACCCACTTCGGCCGGGACGGATGCTCGACGCGGTCGCCCGGTTGATGCGCCGGCTCGGGGCCACGGTCATGCTTCAGGAAGATGTCGCATTGATCCTCGAGGGCGGACGGTCGGACGACCTGCCGGAGGATCTTCGAACGGCTGTGGACGTCATGGACTTCTGCGGTGCGGCGACAGCGACCGTCCCAAACCACATAGGAGCATGTACTTCCGGTTGCCCCTATGAGCTCGTACAAGATCATGTTGCTGACACGGACTCGGCGCGACCCGCGGACCAGCTCCAGCTGTAGGAACCGGTTTGCACCGGGCGTTGTCAGGGGCATCAGGCACACTGCGCCGTATGAACTCGGTGACCGCGCACGACTACGCCTGGATCCGCACCTCGCCGCTCTTCCGCCACGCGATGGAGAGCGGATACACCCTGACACTTGTACGGGGGCGGACCCCGCGCGAGGTGCTGCGCGCGATGGAGGCGGAACCGCGCGGCACCGGGGAGGGAACGGCTGGGCTGATCGAGGCGGAGGACGCCCACCGCGCCGAGGTGGACTACGACTACTGGGACGAGTCCTACGTCGCGGGCGCCTTCAGCACTCCGGGCGAGAACGGCGACTGGACACTCGTCCTCGGCTTCGACGGTGGCCTGGGGATCGCGGGCCCGTGCGTGGAGACGCTGTCGAAGGGCGGCCGGGCCGTGGCGCACTCGACCAACGGCGGCAATCCCATCGACC from Streptomyces sp. NBC_01707 includes the following:
- a CDS encoding MFS transporter, which translates into the protein MSRVGGAVTGTVTTKVPARLDRLPWSRWHWMIVIGLGTVWILDGLEVTVVGNIAGRLSEAGSGLPISSAQVTGVAAALYVAGACSGALFFGWLTDRYGRKKLFLITLAVYLAATALTAISFSVWWFFLFRFLTGFGIGGEYAAINSAIDELIPSRFRGRVDLIINGSYWLGAMGGALLSVLALDTDIFPKDVGWRLTFALGVVLGLVILLVRRHVPESPRWMFIHGQSEGAEKLVDEVERGIEEETGRPLPEAESEITVEQRRSVGFIEIGKTVFRDYPKRATLGFALFVGQAFLYNAITFGFGSILVTFFDVSTGTTGYFFAAIAFCNFLGPLFLGRLFDTWGRRPMIAGTYILSGVLLFLTAWLFDAGRLDAVTMTLCWCVVLFFASAGASSAYLTVSEIFPMETRAMAIAFFYAIGTAAGGISGPLLFAGLTQSGVVADAALAFCVGAALMVIAGLVAVFFAVAAEQKSLEQIAAPLSAVTPQDSALRLGADEKKPGSSPGP
- a CDS encoding ankyrin repeat domain-containing protein — its product is MNRRQRKKLSRHLFVAVLMGETARVKTLLQAGADPELVDSEGTTPLYVASVNGEAEVVRLLLAAGASPDTESNGLGSEGTPLCAAACWGHTEAVHALLTRGADPNMHEDHGTGRSPLAWAIDGPHPETIALLTAAGATRVETA
- a CDS encoding alpha/beta hydrolase; this translates as MTTFLLVPGLFMGGWAWEAVAAELTAQGHRAFPVTLPGMAERAAEDLSGVGLGEHTDAVAALLDAEGPGIVLVAHSYGIFPALAAADRRPGQVARVVCVDTGFPEPGESVVTQMPQLALLDRAIGGVIPVPEEIPAVHAVPSTERERYHRLATPHPVRTVTEPIELTGAWLKLPTTGVFCLANGLSLEFARALHGTGLPRFAKLAEPGVTFFELATGHYPMLSTPVELADILVRAAADEGVGLYEG
- a CDS encoding MFS transporter; this translates as MRSGRRLGDLLGHRLGPRFGWLWGAYGTSALGTWLAFGAFPLIAIRVLHAGPAEVAALSSVGAAVGAAAAVPLGPWVEFRRKRPALIAMDLVRFAALLTIPAAFALGVLTFLQLLLVSVVVAAADITFRAASGAYLKTLLPAEDLLVANARFESTAWTTTIIGPPLGGAAIGLLGPVATVVVDAVSYLLSALGIRATGGHEPRPGRRKAARMRAGDLLDGWRYILADTTLRPLFFNTALFNGLVMAAEPLLAVLMLGRLGFAPWQYGLAFAAPSIGGLLGSRLARPLASRFGQHQVLVTAGALRAIWPVGLAFLGPGTGGLLLVMGVEFGLIFCCGVFNPVYTTCRLERTATDRVARTLSAWAVTTKAMTALLTAVWGVLGVLLGPRTAIGLAGVLLLATPLLLPRRAAEAPLSEPEPTPSPT
- a CDS encoding LysR family transcriptional regulator, which produces MDLDTVRTFVAAADAGQFQEAAAELAVTQQAVSKRIAALERTLGVRLFTRTARGAELTIDGQAFLPHARELLRVAERAVASVRTGRRPLRVDVIASRGAAAGLLRGFHRAHPEIDLDVVMLFDIETAVAAIRSGAIDASFRAVAVPGRPLPEDIESVRVLDEPLQLLTGPAHALAGARSVPLAQLAGHRIWMPGIVPGTEWAAYYDDLVAEFGLTIEATGPNFGSDALLDTIADTPALATFMGEHTRLVWPAGHGLRRIPVTDPTPVYPHSLLWHRDNPHPALTTLRAHLATTTAGHDAAGTWAPSWVIPR